The proteins below are encoded in one region of Bremerella sp. P1:
- a CDS encoding type II secretion system protein, translating to MTSNNLLAKPRPAFTLVELLVVIAIIGILVGLVLPAVASARASARRMECQSNLKQIGIGLVNFAGIDKGRRLSSGGFSWKRDGAVTEVGWVADLVNTNIGVGDMLCASNNSQISDTYEDLLSETNVTKTGTAPNDYANFADPEGDSLGSLTVALESGLAGKNPCREICETVALQTPGDQRDEHVKTNIYDKLYNTNYTAHWFLVRSRVRMSYDSSTRRPTGNVVSTSGSNALISLGATHGPLTTAMVDNAATSPSLIPLMGDGLSGGGGLLTRGLSGSVRAGDPMVPFCTWGPRVSTTDAIAGWTATTLMQPPVFSGVTEQVWKAAWWEGCRQDLRQFGAIHGDVCNVLMADGSVRSLTDSDGDGYLNPGFIAGQDYLVGYTRSDEAEVPETECYSRWDLKPLKFK from the coding sequence ATGACATCAAACAATTTGCTTGCGAAGCCAAGGCCAGCGTTCACGCTCGTCGAACTGTTGGTCGTGATCGCGATTATTGGAATCCTGGTTGGCTTGGTCTTGCCGGCAGTCGCCAGTGCACGGGCTTCGGCACGGCGGATGGAATGCCAGTCAAATCTTAAGCAAATCGGTATTGGCCTAGTCAACTTTGCCGGTATCGATAAAGGGCGACGTCTCTCCTCCGGCGGTTTTAGCTGGAAACGGGATGGGGCTGTTACCGAAGTGGGTTGGGTCGCTGACCTGGTCAATACCAACATCGGTGTTGGTGACATGCTCTGTGCTTCCAACAACTCGCAAATCTCCGATACCTACGAAGACCTGCTATCCGAAACCAATGTCACGAAAACAGGAACCGCTCCCAACGACTACGCCAACTTCGCCGATCCCGAAGGCGATTCGCTTGGCTCGTTGACGGTCGCCCTGGAAAGTGGCTTAGCTGGCAAGAACCCTTGTCGCGAAATTTGCGAGACGGTTGCCTTACAAACCCCAGGCGATCAGCGCGACGAACACGTCAAAACAAACATCTACGACAAGCTGTATAACACCAACTATACGGCTCACTGGTTCCTGGTACGCTCGCGCGTTCGGATGAGCTACGACAGTTCAACGCGTCGTCCAACAGGAAATGTTGTCAGCACGTCAGGCTCAAACGCCTTGATTTCCCTGGGCGCAACCCATGGGCCTCTGACCACCGCAATGGTCGACAACGCGGCCACATCTCCTAGCCTGATTCCCCTGATGGGCGATGGTTTGTCGGGCGGTGGCGGGCTATTGACACGCGGACTATCAGGCAGCGTGCGAGCAGGTGACCCAATGGTCCCCTTTTGCACATGGGGTCCTCGAGTTTCGACAACCGATGCCATTGCTGGTTGGACCGCTACCACGCTCATGCAACCGCCTGTGTTTAGCGGCGTAACTGAGCAGGTCTGGAAAGCTGCGTGGTGGGAAGGTTGCCGCCAGGACCTGCGTCAGTTTGGCGCGATTCACGGCGATGTCTGCAACGTCCTGATGGCCGACGGAAGCGTTCGTTCCCTCACCGATAGCGATGGCGACGGTTACCTCAATCCTGGCTTCATCGCAGGTCAGGACTACTTGGTCGGATACACCCGCAGCGATGAGGCGGAAGTCCCTGAAACCGAGTGCTACTCGCGGTGGGACCTAAAACCGCTGAAGTTCAAATAA
- the rlmN gene encoding 23S rRNA (adenine(2503)-C(2))-methyltransferase RlmN, whose amino-acid sequence MIDLVEQIVRHQLEDTVKELGQPKFRAKQLREWIVQKRVDSFDEMTNLPKPFREKLAESCRIWTTTIAKHTTADDGTEKLLVQLHDGGRIECVLLRDGDRRTICISSQVGCAMGCVFCASGLDGVDRNLTSGEIAEQMLRLQMLLPEDERLSHIVVMGMGEPLANIDRLLPALDLASAEDGLGISARRITISTVGLPPAIDKLSKLDTRYHLAVSLHAPNDELRTQIVPVNKTIGIQKILDAADHYFEVSGRRLTFEYVLLSELNDRPEHAQQLAKLLKGRPALLNVIPYNPVPGLPYETPTVQAQQRFRQILESHGITVKFRHRKGDKINAACGQLRRLSKENLVPLEGTPS is encoded by the coding sequence ATGATCGATCTCGTAGAACAAATCGTCCGTCATCAACTGGAAGACACCGTCAAAGAGCTGGGGCAACCTAAGTTTCGGGCGAAGCAACTGCGCGAGTGGATCGTGCAGAAGCGGGTCGACTCGTTCGACGAAATGACCAACTTGCCCAAGCCATTTCGCGAGAAGCTAGCCGAGTCTTGCCGGATCTGGACGACCACCATCGCCAAGCACACCACCGCGGACGATGGCACCGAGAAGCTGCTGGTCCAGCTACACGATGGCGGACGCATCGAATGCGTTTTGCTGCGGGACGGCGACCGCCGGACCATCTGCATCAGCTCTCAGGTCGGCTGTGCGATGGGCTGCGTCTTCTGTGCTTCCGGATTGGATGGCGTCGACCGCAACCTGACTTCCGGTGAGATCGCCGAACAGATGCTGCGGCTGCAGATGCTGCTGCCGGAAGACGAACGTTTGAGCCACATCGTTGTGATGGGCATGGGCGAACCCCTGGCCAACATCGATCGCCTCTTACCGGCGCTCGATCTTGCCTCGGCAGAAGACGGCCTGGGCATCAGTGCTCGGCGAATTACGATCAGCACCGTTGGCTTGCCTCCGGCAATCGACAAGCTTTCTAAGCTCGACACGCGGTATCACTTGGCCGTTTCGCTGCACGCCCCTAATGACGAGCTGCGAACCCAGATCGTACCAGTGAACAAGACGATCGGCATCCAAAAGATTCTGGACGCGGCCGATCACTATTTCGAGGTGAGTGGGCGACGGCTCACCTTCGAATACGTGCTTCTTTCCGAGCTGAACGACCGTCCCGAGCACGCGCAGCAGTTGGCCAAGTTGCTTAAAGGCCGCCCTGCCCTGTTGAACGTGATCCCTTATAACCCGGTCCCTGGCCTCCCCTATGAAACGCCAACGGTCCAGGCCCAGCAGCGTTTTCGCCAGATCCTGGAAAGCCACGGTATCACGGTGAAGTTCCGCCACCGAAAAGGGGACAAGATCAACGCGGCCTGTGGACAGCTGCGACGGCTCTCGAAAGAGAACCTGGTGCCGCTGGAAGGAACGCCTTCCTAA
- a CDS encoding TonB-dependent receptor, which produces MLQNNSGKPLDTHQKALSINLDNRRYGTFAEIGAGQEVVRWFFRVGGAAGTIAKSMSAYDMQVSDAIYGRAKRYVCRERLQAMLDQEHALNLERLTDMRGETSTFFAFADTVKARGYKGGSECHGWMGIKFQAHPRDDDSQIIIHVRMLDNEMALQQEALGIVGVNLVYAAFNYHHEPELLVDSLLDGLSTSRIEIDMIEFSGIAFRRVDNRLMSLKLVELGLSGAAMFAANGEVLQPSEFLYKKPILVERGSFRPVCNVNVDMLSCAHEKFSQLPDIKGKEVAQIMEITMRNLKAEGEIDRRDFLARADVMAACGMNVLISDYFEYYRLGAYLARCTNEHIGVVMGAASLRELFDEKYYTSLDGGILESFGRLFKNDLKIYCYPLRDRDSDELLTTESLNIKPELQKLYRYLLERDGISDLDNYNPECLGIFSRDVLRKISECDSSWEAMVPPPVAKVIKERKFFDYQCPDDDSCAVS; this is translated from the coding sequence ATGCTCCAAAATAACTCCGGAAAGCCCCTGGATACCCACCAGAAGGCACTCAGCATCAACCTGGACAACCGCCGTTACGGCACGTTTGCCGAGATTGGTGCCGGCCAGGAAGTCGTTCGTTGGTTCTTTCGCGTCGGGGGTGCTGCCGGAACGATCGCCAAAAGTATGTCCGCTTACGACATGCAGGTCAGCGATGCGATCTACGGACGCGCCAAACGCTACGTCTGCCGCGAACGCTTGCAGGCGATGCTCGACCAAGAGCATGCATTGAACCTGGAACGCTTGACCGACATGCGAGGCGAGACGAGCACCTTCTTTGCCTTCGCCGATACGGTGAAGGCCCGCGGCTACAAAGGGGGCTCGGAATGTCACGGCTGGATGGGCATCAAGTTCCAAGCTCACCCGCGCGATGACGACAGCCAGATCATCATCCACGTCCGCATGCTGGACAACGAGATGGCCTTGCAGCAGGAAGCCCTGGGGATCGTCGGCGTGAACCTGGTCTACGCCGCGTTCAACTACCATCACGAACCGGAACTGCTGGTTGACTCGCTGCTGGATGGCCTTTCGACTTCGCGAATCGAAATCGACATGATCGAGTTCTCCGGCATCGCCTTCCGCCGGGTCGATAACCGCCTGATGAGTTTGAAGCTGGTTGAACTCGGCTTGAGCGGTGCCGCCATGTTCGCGGCCAACGGCGAAGTGCTGCAACCGTCAGAATTCCTTTACAAGAAACCAATTCTGGTCGAGCGCGGCAGCTTCCGTCCCGTTTGCAACGTTAACGTGGACATGCTCAGCTGTGCCCACGAAAAGTTCTCGCAGCTTCCCGACATCAAAGGGAAAGAGGTGGCCCAGATCATGGAGATCACCATGCGGAACTTGAAAGCCGAAGGGGAGATCGACCGCCGCGACTTCCTCGCCCGGGCCGACGTGATGGCCGCGTGCGGCATGAACGTGCTGATTTCGGACTACTTCGAATACTATCGCCTGGGTGCGTACCTGGCCCGCTGCACGAACGAGCACATCGGCGTGGTAATGGGAGCGGCCAGCCTCCGCGAACTGTTCGACGAGAAGTATTACACCTCGCTCGATGGCGGCATTCTCGAATCGTTCGGACGCCTGTTCAAGAACGATCTCAAGATCTACTGCTACCCACTTCGCGATCGCGATAGCGATGAACTATTGACCACCGAATCGCTGAACATCAAACCGGAACTCCAAAAGCTGTACCGCTACCTGCTGGAGCGAGACGGAATCAGCGATCTGGACAACTACAATCCAGAGTGCCTGGGCATCTTCTCGCGAGACGTGCTCCGCAAGATCAGCGAGTGCGATTCCTCGTGGGAAGCGATGGTTCCTCCACCGGTCGCCAAGGTGATCAAGGAACGTAAGTTCTTCGATTACCAGTGCCCCGACGACGACTCGTGTGCGGTCTCGTAA
- a CDS encoding DUF1501 domain-containing protein: MLVIPGSKAKDVCDSHLGPTRRDLLRVGGSAMLGLSLGQMLNLQSGQAVAAESSAHGTNFGKAKSIILVYLQGGPSHLDLWDPKDDVPDNVKSVFKRIGSKVPGMDLTENMPKLAQETDKLTLIRSMSYTPVGLFNHTAAIYQMHTGYTADKVSPSGQLEPPTPKDFPNFGCNIIKFKPPEVPMLPFVMMPRPLQESNVVNKSGTAGFLGRAYDPYYLFPSGDDMDMNKMDRINVDDLKLRPEITSTRLGRRARLRDMINAGMPALDKAVESYDLDKYYETALNLISSGRARDAFDLSKESDKTRDRYGRNTFGQSLLLARRLVEAGTRVVEVIWPKVANSNNHSWDHHVDLSNRMKNQSAPMLDSGLSSLIADLDDRGMLDETLVVAVGEFGRSPQRGVSTSGNNNSADGRDHWPYCYTACLAGAGIGRGKVYGESDDTASAPKNDPVHPTELLATMYHAIGIDPQTIVYNHLNQPRELVKAEAVTALFG; this comes from the coding sequence ATGCTGGTCATTCCTGGAAGTAAAGCGAAGGACGTCTGCGATTCCCACTTGGGACCAACTCGTCGCGATCTGCTGCGCGTCGGTGGTTCTGCCATGCTGGGGCTTTCGCTTGGGCAAATGCTGAATCTGCAGTCAGGCCAGGCCGTCGCGGCCGAGTCCAGTGCCCATGGAACCAACTTCGGCAAAGCCAAGAGCATCATTCTGGTCTACCTACAAGGCGGCCCAAGCCACCTCGACCTGTGGGACCCGAAGGACGACGTGCCGGACAACGTGAAAAGCGTGTTCAAGCGAATCGGCAGCAAAGTGCCTGGCATGGACCTGACCGAGAACATGCCCAAGCTTGCCCAAGAGACGGACAAGCTCACCCTCATCCGCTCGATGAGCTACACCCCGGTCGGCCTGTTCAATCACACAGCCGCCATCTACCAGATGCATACCGGCTACACGGCCGACAAAGTCAGCCCAAGTGGACAGTTAGAACCGCCCACTCCGAAAGACTTCCCGAACTTCGGCTGCAACATCATCAAATTCAAGCCGCCGGAAGTCCCCATGCTTCCATTCGTGATGATGCCGCGTCCGCTGCAGGAAAGTAACGTCGTCAACAAGTCCGGCACCGCCGGCTTCCTGGGACGTGCTTACGATCCGTATTATCTCTTCCCATCCGGAGATGATATGGACATGAACAAGATGGACCGCATCAATGTCGACGACTTGAAGCTGCGTCCCGAAATCACCAGCACACGCCTGGGACGTCGGGCCCGTCTGCGTGACATGATCAACGCTGGCATGCCAGCACTCGACAAAGCAGTCGAGTCGTATGATCTGGACAAGTATTACGAAACAGCCCTCAACCTGATCTCCAGTGGTCGGGCACGCGACGCGTTTGATCTTTCCAAGGAAAGTGACAAGACCCGCGATCGTTATGGCCGCAACACCTTCGGTCAAAGCCTCCTGCTGGCACGACGCTTGGTCGAAGCAGGTACCCGCGTGGTGGAAGTGATCTGGCCGAAAGTTGCCAACAGCAACAACCACAGCTGGGATCATCACGTCGACCTGAGCAATCGCATGAAGAACCAGTCGGCACCGATGCTCGACTCGGGTCTCTCTTCGTTGATTGCCGACCTGGACGACCGCGGCATGCTCGACGAGACCCTCGTGGTTGCTGTCGGCGAGTTTGGTCGAAGTCCACAACGCGGCGTGAGTACATCCGGCAATAACAACAGTGCCGACGGTCGAGACCACTGGCCTTACTGCTATACCGCTTGCCTGGCAGGTGCTGGTATCGGCCGGGGCAAGGTGTACGGCGAGTCGGACGATACCGCTTCGGCTCCGAAGAATGATCCCGTCCACCCGACGGAATTGTTAGCCACCATGTACCATGCGATCGGCATCGATCCGCAAACGATCGTTTACAACCATTTAAATCAGCCCCGCGAGCTAGTGAAGGCCGAAGCCGTTACGGCACTCTTCGGTTAG
- a CDS encoding type II secretion system protein, translating into MKKRGFTLIELLVVIAIIGILVALLLPAVSRAREAARNAECKNNLRQFGIGAYIFAGVDKRGRLISSAYDFKRDGCPDTYGWVADLVNTGSAAPAEMLCPTSPLRGLEKLNDLLGGSATTDPKEGVATNKLFAGLCGPTSAAPFSNTPATTAARAEYLKTQLLDQGYNTNYASSWFAVREQVTFTIGGTGNKDLLVVGQMKGLGGTRGGIRTRTVESAIVPSQAIPLQGCGAPGDTDEAVLSVDLSVDADLIEGARLAESFNDGPAIASASAASGVTTRVEVNPIPFTAYSQTGVGSWDGLDDPTAFANDEVANDTSGAGNFNADGQRMAGTGGDGAQWAQDTRDWFAWHAVGKTGGACNILMADGSVKTAFDVNGDGFLNPGFNINPNGTDVENSLIDKVGYTDNTVEMDWFDIYCGVSILPRKAMKGTFED; encoded by the coding sequence ATGAAGAAGCGTGGTTTCACGTTGATTGAACTGTTGGTGGTTATCGCCATCATCGGTATCCTCGTTGCCCTGCTGCTGCCTGCCGTTTCGCGTGCTCGTGAAGCTGCTCGTAACGCAGAATGCAAGAACAACCTGCGTCAATTCGGTATCGGTGCTTACATCTTCGCCGGCGTCGACAAGCGTGGTCGTCTGATCAGCTCCGCTTACGACTTTAAGCGTGACGGTTGCCCAGACACCTACGGTTGGGTTGCGGACTTGGTGAACACTGGTTCCGCTGCTCCTGCCGAAATGCTTTGCCCAACTTCCCCGCTGCGTGGTTTGGAAAAGCTGAACGACCTGTTGGGTGGTTCCGCTACGACCGACCCTAAAGAAGGTGTCGCGACGAACAAACTGTTCGCAGGTCTGTGTGGTCCAACTTCCGCTGCCCCATTCAGCAATACGCCTGCCACTACCGCAGCACGCGCTGAGTACCTGAAGACCCAGTTGCTGGATCAGGGCTACAACACGAACTACGCTTCGAGCTGGTTCGCTGTCCGCGAACAGGTCACCTTCACCATCGGTGGTACTGGTAACAAGGACCTGTTGGTTGTTGGCCAAATGAAGGGTCTGGGCGGCACTCGTGGTGGTATTCGTACCCGTACGGTCGAATCCGCAATCGTTCCTTCCCAGGCGATTCCACTGCAAGGTTGCGGTGCCCCTGGTGACACGGACGAAGCTGTTCTGTCGGTTGACCTGAGCGTTGACGCCGACTTGATCGAAGGTGCGCGTCTGGCCGAATCGTTCAATGACGGTCCTGCTATCGCAAGTGCTAGTGCCGCTTCTGGCGTCACGACGCGCGTTGAAGTCAACCCAATTCCTTTCACGGCCTACAGCCAAACTGGTGTTGGTTCGTGGGACGGTCTTGATGACCCAACTGCATTCGCAAATGACGAAGTTGCCAACGACACTTCGGGTGCTGGTAACTTCAACGCCGACGGTCAGCGCATGGCTGGTACCGGTGGTGACGGTGCCCAGTGGGCCCAGGACACTCGCGACTGGTTCGCTTGGCACGCTGTTGGTAAGACCGGCGGTGCTTGTAACATCCTGATGGCTGACGGTTCGGTGAAGACCGCCTTCGACGTCAATGGCGACGGCTTCCTGAACCCAGGTTTCAACATCAATCCAAATGGTACCGATGTTGAAAACTCCCTGATCGACAAGGTTGGTTACACCGACAACACCGTCGAAATGGACTGGTTCGACATCTACTGTGGCGTTTCGATCCTGCCTCGTAAGGCTATGAAGGGTACCTTCGAAGACTAG
- a CDS encoding ester cyclase: protein MAIDKKASSKKLLELWGDNAVHQASDYLADNYVNHQMPDAAGGTSSKSLSEWKALVTDFHEGFSDVKMEVLLQVAEGDYVCSRWRMTATNTGAFRDADATGKTTTWTGVHTDRYEGDKLVESWVDWDKSSWLEGLGM from the coding sequence ATGGCGATCGACAAAAAAGCGAGCTCGAAAAAGCTGCTCGAATTGTGGGGCGACAATGCCGTGCACCAGGCGTCGGACTACCTTGCTGACAACTACGTCAATCACCAAATGCCGGACGCCGCTGGAGGAACTTCTTCCAAGTCGCTGAGTGAGTGGAAAGCCCTTGTTACAGATTTCCACGAAGGTTTCTCGGACGTGAAGATGGAAGTGCTACTTCAGGTAGCCGAAGGGGACTACGTTTGCTCGCGCTGGCGGATGACGGCCACCAATACCGGCGCGTTCCGCGATGCTGACGCGACCGGAAAGACGACCACCTGGACCGGCGTCCACACCGATCGCTACGAAGGTGATAAACTCGTCGAAAGCTGGGTCGATTGGGACAAGTCGAGCTGGCTCGAAGGACTCGGCATGTAA
- the katG gene encoding catalase/peroxidase HPI, whose amino-acid sequence MTRTNPITAYLASCAVMCLTATAAAQQPTVPSNHPAVPAGETASKCPITGAMNALFTAAHAKTGDAEKIPEGYMDSGPVMSVKDWWPNQIDLTILHQNSARSNPLGPDFNYAEEFQKLDLDEVKGDIKKLMTTSQDWWPADYGHYGPLFIRMAWHSAGTYRVTDGRGGASDGTQRFAPLNSWPDNASLDKARRLLWPIKQKYGNKISWADLMILAGNCALEDMGFETFGFAGGREDVWEPQMDVYWGPENEWLGGERYHGDDELDNPLAATQMGLIYVNPEGPKGEPNPLEAAKAIRLAFGRMAMNDEETVALIAGGHTFGKAHGAASPKEYVGPEPEAASIEEQGFGWKNKFGKGNAEDTITSGLEGAWTTTPAQWSHDYFDNMFNYEWELTKSPAGAHQWKPKNGAGEGTVPDAHVEGKSHAPMMFTTDLALKMDPEYAKISKRFHENPEEFEKAFAKAWYKLTHRDMGPHARLLGASVPEPQLWQDPVPAADYTTINDADVAALKTAILDTELTIPELVETAWASASTFRGSDMRGGANGARIRLAPQKDWAVNNPEQTAKVIATLEQIQKGFNGSQAGDKQVSLADLIVLGGCAAVEAAAKEAGHDVTVPFTPGRTDATQEMTEVESVAYLEPTSDGFRNYIGKNDYDRRKPEEKLIDKANLLTLSAPEMTALVGGLRALDANTGESKVGVLTDKPGTLSNDFFVNLLDMDTAWHKTGDNSYEGRDYKSGEVKWTATRVDLIFGSNSQLRAIAEVYATDGAEARFVNDFVNAWSKVMDLDRFDVDRADPELN is encoded by the coding sequence ATGACACGAACCAATCCCATCACAGCTTATTTAGCGAGTTGTGCGGTGATGTGCCTCACGGCTACCGCCGCTGCTCAGCAGCCAACCGTTCCGTCCAATCATCCGGCCGTCCCGGCGGGGGAAACGGCGAGCAAGTGCCCCATCACGGGAGCCATGAACGCTCTGTTCACGGCGGCCCATGCCAAGACCGGCGATGCTGAAAAGATTCCCGAAGGTTACATGGATTCCGGCCCGGTAATGTCCGTGAAGGACTGGTGGCCCAATCAGATCGATTTGACGATCCTGCACCAGAACTCGGCCCGCAGCAATCCACTCGGTCCTGACTTCAACTACGCCGAAGAGTTCCAGAAGCTCGACCTCGACGAGGTGAAGGGGGACATCAAGAAGTTGATGACCACTTCCCAAGACTGGTGGCCGGCTGACTATGGTCACTACGGTCCTCTGTTTATTCGTATGGCCTGGCACAGTGCCGGTACCTACCGTGTGACCGATGGTCGTGGCGGTGCTTCGGACGGGACGCAGCGTTTCGCTCCGCTCAACAGCTGGCCCGACAATGCCAGCCTCGACAAGGCTCGCCGCTTGCTCTGGCCAATCAAGCAGAAGTACGGCAACAAGATTTCGTGGGCCGACTTGATGATCCTGGCCGGTAACTGCGCCTTGGAAGACATGGGTTTTGAAACGTTCGGTTTCGCTGGTGGTCGTGAAGACGTCTGGGAACCACAGATGGACGTTTATTGGGGTCCCGAAAATGAATGGCTCGGTGGTGAACGCTACCACGGTGACGACGAACTCGACAACCCGTTGGCCGCAACGCAAATGGGTTTGATCTACGTCAACCCAGAAGGCCCCAAGGGAGAACCAAACCCACTGGAAGCCGCTAAGGCGATTCGCCTGGCTTTCGGTCGCATGGCGATGAACGACGAAGAAACGGTGGCTTTGATTGCCGGTGGTCACACCTTCGGGAAAGCCCACGGTGCCGCTTCGCCGAAAGAGTATGTCGGTCCTGAGCCGGAAGCGGCCAGCATTGAAGAGCAAGGTTTCGGTTGGAAGAACAAGTTTGGCAAGGGTAACGCCGAAGACACCATCACCAGTGGTTTGGAAGGTGCTTGGACGACCACGCCAGCTCAGTGGTCGCACGACTACTTCGACAACATGTTCAACTACGAATGGGAATTGACCAAGAGCCCTGCCGGTGCCCATCAGTGGAAGCCGAAGAACGGTGCCGGTGAAGGTACGGTTCCAGATGCTCACGTCGAAGGCAAATCGCACGCCCCGATGATGTTCACCACCGACCTGGCTCTGAAGATGGATCCGGAATACGCCAAGATCTCGAAGCGTTTCCACGAGAATCCGGAAGAGTTTGAAAAGGCGTTCGCCAAGGCTTGGTACAAGTTGACCCACCGCGACATGGGACCTCATGCTCGTCTTTTGGGTGCCAGTGTCCCCGAACCACAGCTGTGGCAGGACCCAGTCCCGGCAGCCGATTACACGACGATCAATGACGCCGACGTGGCGGCATTGAAGACGGCGATCCTCGATACCGAACTGACCATTCCTGAATTGGTGGAAACGGCTTGGGCTTCGGCCAGCACGTTCCGCGGCTCGGACATGCGTGGCGGTGCCAATGGTGCTCGCATTCGCTTGGCTCCGCAGAAGGATTGGGCCGTGAATAACCCTGAGCAAACTGCCAAGGTGATTGCCACGCTTGAGCAGATCCAAAAGGGTTTCAACGGTTCGCAGGCTGGTGACAAGCAGGTCTCGTTGGCCGACTTGATCGTGCTGGGTGGTTGTGCCGCCGTGGAAGCTGCCGCTAAGGAAGCTGGCCACGACGTGACCGTGCCATTCACGCCAGGTCGTACCGATGCGACGCAGGAAATGACCGAAGTCGAATCGGTTGCCTACCTGGAACCAACCTCGGACGGTTTCCGAAACTACATCGGCAAGAACGACTACGATCGTCGCAAGCCTGAAGAGAAGTTGATCGACAAGGCCAACCTGTTGACGTTGTCCGCCCCGGAAATGACCGCCTTGGTCGGTGGTTTGCGAGCGTTGGATGCCAACACCGGCGAGTCGAAGGTTGGCGTGCTGACCGACAAGCCTGGCACGTTGAGCAACGACTTCTTCGTTAACCTGTTGGATATGGACACTGCCTGGCACAAGACTGGCGACAACAGCTATGAAGGTCGCGATTACAAGTCGGGCGAGGTCAAATGGACGGCCACCCGCGTCGACCTGATCTTCGGATCCAACTCGCAGCTGCGAGCGATCGCTGAAGTCTACGCGACCGACGGTGCGGAAGCACGGTTTGTCAATGACTTCGTCAATGCTTGGAGCAAGGTGATGGACCTCGATCGCTTCGACGTCGATCGAGCAGATCCAGAGTTGAACTAA
- a CDS encoding family 16 glycoside hydrolase, with the protein MVRSLVFAAVVCCVAPAFGEAPAAPETKLCKPGKLVAFEKFDKPDVMIKKGKPEAGQWRDGLGDWKTVDGAAYAIQEAPSEKRPNGHEAVCEYVTDMRDFVLTAEFKMNESPQVAFVFRDTNQPNLHQGRVMIKPNAFWIQKMTGISKETRREELKRIKHDVEPDQWHKISIEVVGDRMRATLDGQEIEAAHERFLDHKGRIGFVARGEGALFRNVAIWEAAAK; encoded by the coding sequence ATGGTCCGTTCTCTCGTATTCGCTGCCGTTGTCTGCTGTGTGGCTCCTGCTTTTGGTGAAGCACCGGCTGCACCTGAAACCAAGCTTTGTAAGCCTGGCAAGTTGGTCGCTTTCGAAAAGTTCGACAAGCCTGACGTGATGATCAAGAAGGGCAAGCCGGAAGCAGGCCAGTGGCGCGACGGTCTCGGGGACTGGAAGACGGTCGACGGAGCCGCTTACGCCATTCAGGAAGCACCCAGCGAGAAGCGACCCAACGGTCACGAAGCCGTATGCGAGTACGTGACCGACATGCGCGACTTTGTGCTGACGGCCGAGTTCAAGATGAATGAGTCCCCTCAGGTAGCGTTTGTCTTTCGCGATACGAATCAGCCGAACCTGCATCAGGGCCGCGTGATGATCAAGCCGAATGCGTTCTGGATTCAAAAGATGACCGGTATCTCGAAGGAAACCCGTCGCGAAGAACTGAAACGCATTAAGCACGATGTCGAACCCGACCAGTGGCATAAGATCAGCATCGAAGTGGTCGGCGATCGGATGCGAGCCACGCTCGATGGCCAGGAAATCGAAGCCGCTCACGAGCGTTTCCTCGATCACAAAGGCCGCATCGGTTTCGTGGCCCGCGGAGAAGGGGCCCTGTTCCGCAACGTGGCCATCTGGGAAGCCGCCGCGAAGTAG
- a CDS encoding MOSC domain-containing protein: MSVKGVIVQVAVGMPQHYGSAEATDPMDKPWQTGFFKQPVSQAIRLNRLGFEGDGVADLVNHGGEDKAVLCYAAEHYPVWRNEFQQIDAIAERLPIDSFGDGAFGENLTVRGLSEDNVCLGDIYQVGTARIQVSQPRQPCWKLGRRWRLKQLTALAVSTGRMGWYVRVVEEGTVSGGLGMDLVERMLPEWPIARLNELFYHDRSNLEDAQQMADCAVLAEAWRGEFRKRVEKAAG, translated from the coding sequence TTGTCTGTTAAAGGAGTTATCGTCCAGGTGGCAGTTGGCATGCCGCAGCACTATGGCAGCGCGGAAGCGACCGATCCGATGGATAAGCCCTGGCAGACCGGCTTCTTCAAGCAACCGGTTTCCCAGGCCATTCGCTTAAATCGATTGGGGTTCGAGGGAGACGGCGTCGCCGATCTGGTCAATCACGGGGGGGAAGATAAAGCCGTCCTGTGCTATGCAGCCGAGCACTATCCCGTTTGGCGTAACGAGTTTCAGCAAATCGACGCGATTGCCGAGCGTTTGCCAATCGATAGCTTTGGCGACGGGGCATTCGGCGAGAACCTGACCGTACGTGGGCTTTCAGAAGATAACGTCTGCCTGGGAGACATCTATCAAGTGGGAACCGCTCGAATTCAAGTCTCTCAGCCGCGTCAGCCGTGCTGGAAGCTAGGGCGACGTTGGCGACTGAAGCAACTCACGGCACTTGCCGTGTCAACCGGCCGCATGGGCTGGTACGTGCGTGTTGTGGAAGAAGGGACCGTTAGCGGTGGCCTAGGGATGGATCTGGTGGAACGTATGCTGCCTGAGTGGCCTATCGCGCGGCTGAACGAGCTCTTCTATCACGATCGGAGCAATCTAGAGGATGCTCAACAGATGGCCGATTGTGCCGTTTTAGCGGAAGCATGGCGGGGTGAATTTCGAAAGCGGGTCGAAAAAGCAGCGGGCTAG